A stretch of DNA from Micromonospora sp. NBC_01813:
TGCCACCGCGTGCGCGGCACCGACACCGAGCGCGACCAGCAGCGCCAGCCAGAACACCGCGCCGCTGTCGAACATCTCGATCAGCCGCGCCTCGAAACCGCTGATCCCGGTCACCCGGTCCTCCTTCTGCGCAGCGTCCGCCACGCGATCGACACCGCGACCCCGCCGGCCAGGGCGGCACCGGTGCCCACCGCGAGCGTCGCGACGGTGCCGGCCCGACCGTCACCGCTCAGGGACACCCGGTGGGTGGTCTGCGCCGAGGTGAACAGCGCCTGGTCAGGGGTCATCGGTCCGGTGGCGGTCAGCACCGTCCGGTACGCGGTGTGCAAATCAGTCAGTGCGTCGAGCTGGATCTCGACCTCGACCGCCGGCTGCGGGCAGTCGAAGGTGAGCCGGGCACCCTGGCGCAGCAGGTCCTCCAGCGGCAGCACCGTCGACCGGCAGGGCTCGCCGGCCTGGCGTACCACGATCCGCTCGGTCAGGTAGCGCCGGACCTGGTTGGAACGGGCCAGCTTCTGTTCGCCGGTCAGCGTGGTGTCCACCGGCCCGGCGGCCGGGTCCTCGAACGCACCCAGCGACTGGCCGAGCGCCACCCAGTCGTCCTCGGCGGCCTGCCAGGTGATCGTCACCTCGGTGCCGTCGACGTCGATGCGGGCGGTGGCCGGCGGCCCGAACGGGTGCGCGGCGGCCGACGCCGGCGTCGTGAGCTGCGCGGCGGCCGCGAGCAGGGCCGTCGCGGCCACGCCGAGCAGGGCGGATCGGATCCTCACGAATGCTCTCCCTGGCCCGGGTACGTCCCCGCCGACCGCCTCGACGGCGGGGACGTACCCGGGTGAATCGCGGGTGTGGTTACTTGGTGACGGTGATCAGCGGGCTGGTGATCTGCTGGTTCTCGCTGACCAGGTTGATGTGGTGGGTACTGCCGTTCTTCGCCGTCGACGGGAGCGCGAACCGCTGGTCGACGCGGCCCAACTCGTCGGCGACCAGGTTCATCACGAAGACACCGTTGCGGCCATCGGCGGCCTTGGTGTTGCGCAGGTAGACGGCGACCTTCTCGTCCGGGTCGTAGCCGGCGGCCGAGATGGCGACCAGGCCCTCCACCGGTACGGTGGTGCGGTCGACGGTGACCTGCTCGCCGGTGGTGTTCTCCGGGGTGCGGATCTCGTTGACGGTCCGCTCACCGGCGGCGTTCTTGCGGATCAGGAACCCGTCGTGGTGCTCGCCGTTGGCGTAGCGGGCCTCGAACCGGATGCTGTCCGACTCGACGTCGATCATCTGGTAGAGCTGGGTGTTCTGTGAACTGCTGACCACCTCGGCACCGTTGCCGGTCCAGTTGACGCCACCGTTGAGGGTGTACATCTTGCCGCCGGAGACGGACACGACGTAGACGACGCCGTTGTGCACGGCGGCCGACTCGCGGGCGGTGGCCACGTTGCCCCGGCCGTACGAGTGGTCGTGGCCCTGCAGTACCAGGTCCACGCCGTAGCGTTCGAGCAGCGGACCCCACTGGCTACGTACGTTGGGGTTGTTGCGGGTGCCGGTGGTCGAGTAGACCGGGTGGTGGAAGGTGACCACCGTCCACTTGTTCGGGTTGCTCTCCAGCACCTGCTCCAGCCACGCGGTCTGCGCGGCCATCAGCGTGGCGTTGCTCTGGTGGTTGGTGTCCAGACCGATGAACCGCACCCCCTGGTAGTCCAGGTAGTACGCGGTCTGCTTCAGCTCCTCGTTGCCCGGACCGTTGTCCGGGTACGGGAACTGCGGCCGCCAGAACGTCGACAGGCCGCCGCTGTACTCGTGGTTGCCCGGGATCGAGATGCTGGCGACCTGCTGGTTGATGAAGCCGTCGGCCCGGTGCCACTGGCCCCACTGCTCTTCGCTGTTCGCGTTGTCGATCAGGTCACCGGCGTTGACGACCAGCTTGGCCTCCGGCCGGTCGGCGAACGCCTGCCGGAACACCCGCGGCACGGCGGAGTCGAGGTTGTTCTGCGCGTCGCCGTAGTAGACGAACGAGAACGGGTCGAACCCGTCCGCTGCGGTGGTGAAGTCGATCCACTCGCTCCAGTTGGTGCCGTCGCCGACCCGGTAGGTGTAGCGGGTGTTCGGCGTCAGCCCGGTGAACTCGACCTCGTGGTAGGTCGAGGCGTATCCGAGCGTGGTGTTGACCGGGGTGCTGCGGCTGGCCATCACCCTGCTGACGGTGGCGTCGGCGGCCGGTACGCCGCCGACCAGGGCACGCGGGGCCGCCAGGATCTCGGCCTGCGCCCAGTCGGCGGGCGCCTCGGCCCGCCAGGTCACCTTCTGTGAGGTGGCCGGGGTGGTGGTCGGGATGAGCATGATGCGGTCCGGGACGGGGCTCGGCTTGTGGATCTCGGCAGCCGGGTAGCGGACCGGCGGTGCGTCACCGACCGCCGGGCTGACCGCGAAGCCGCCGATCAGCGCGGCCGCCGCACCGGCAGCTACCAGCTGCGCGGTCCGGGACTGGCTGGTCCAGGCTCGTCTGACGTTCACGGGTGAGGTCCCCCTCAAGGATCTCGACTGACCCGCCGGCGGAGGCCGGCGGGACCTCCGCATTCATTCGTGGCCCCGCGCACAGCAGCCGACACCCGGGTTGACGCTTGATGAACTCATGATCGACAAGGCCCTGGCGTCAGCCGCGCGACATCCGCCGGTCAACCAGCGGCCATCCGCCGTTGCGCCAACGCCCGCGCCGGCCTGCCTACGATTCCGCTCGACCAGCCGATCGAACCCCAGGTGACGGAGCAGATGACCGCGAACCCACCGCCGCGCCAGTCGCCGCCGGACCGCCCGGCCCCGTCCGGGCGGCAGCCCCGGATGGCCGCCGTGGCCGTGGTCGGCCTCGCCGCGCTACTGAGCCTGACCGCCGCCGAGCCACGCTCCGTCGACCTGGTCAAGGACGACCACTTCATGACCGTGCAGACCCCCGGCGTACTGACCATCGAAGCCGGCGAGTGCTTCAGCGACCCGTTCTTCTACCCGCGCGCCGGGGAGGTGGTGGTGCTCTACACACCGTGCGACGAACCACCGGTCGACAACCAGACGTACGGCTTCGTCGACGCCGCCGACGGGCCGTGGGACCGCGACGACCTCGCCGAGTTCGGCTGGCAACGCTGTGGCGACGGCTTCGCCACCTACTGGCCCGACCCCGACGGGTCCGATCTCGACTACTACCCGGTGCTGCCGACCGAACAGACCTGGGCCGACGGCGACCGGACGGTGATGTGCGTGGTCTACGACCCGAGCGGACGGCTGGCCGGTTCGGCGCTGCCGCTGGCCCGTTGAGTACGGCCTCTCGCCGAAGGCCCGCTACGCGAAGAAGATCGGTAGCAGGGTGAGCGAGTTGACCGCGCCATGGGCCAGGATCAGCGCCCAGATGTTGCGGTACCGCGCCCACAGGTAGCCCAGGAACAGACCGAACCCGCCGTTGAACACCAGCACCACGGCGACCGTCTCGGCCAGCGGCCCGGAACCGATCCGGTGGGTGTGCATCGCCGCGAACAGCAGCGCAGTGGCGGCGATCGCCGGCCAGCGGCCGAGCAGCGCCTCCAGCCGGGTCTGCAGCACCGCCCGGTAGAAGATCTCCTCCAGCACACTCGCGGTGAGGAAGGTCAGCAGCATCGCGGTGATCAGGAACGCCGGATCGTACTCCCGGTAACCGGACAGGTCCGTCGTCGTGGCCAGCGGGCTGTAGTACGCCAGCCACGCCCATCCGGCGATCGCCGGCAGCGGCCCCAGCCAGTACCACCACACCGGCACCGCGCGACGGTGCTCCCGACCGCCCGGTGACGGTGCCGGCCAGACCCGCAGCACGAGCCACGCGCCACCGAGCAGCACCGCCACCTTCAGTGGGCCGTACCAGACACTGCCCGGGCCCAGCGCCAACGCCAGCAGGGCGAACCCCACGGCGATCCCGACCAGGGCGGACACCTGCCGGGTGAGTGCGGCCCGCGCCTCGTCGCCCGCCGGTGCCAACACCGGCAGCCGGGGCGGCACCAGCCGGGTCAGCAGCAGCCCGACCGCCAGCGCAACGACCACCGACAGCAACGGCACCGGTGTCGCCTCGGCATCCGCCGAGGTGCTCACCTCGGTGCGACCGGTGAGTGCCAGCCACCCGAGCGCGCCACCGATCGTGGCCAACCCGGCCGCGGTCAGCAACGGAACCGATGTCACGGCGTGGGGCTTCATGCCGTTACCTCTCAGTGGGCTTTAGTGAGCGCACGGTTGGTAGTCCTGCCTTGCGGTAGGACGGTCCCGGTCTGATCCGCTTGAGCGGTGCCGGGTTCACGCTTCACGGCCACCTGCCCGCGTGTGCGGGTCTTCTGGTCGGCTCCACGTGCTGCCACCGGGCCACTCCCGGCGGTTGCCGCCGCAAGGGCGGCCAGGTTCACAGCGGCGTTGCGGTCACGGTCGATGACTAGACCGCACGCCTCACACCGGTATTCACGCTCGGACAGGGCCAGCTTGGTTTTCACCGTGCCACAGCCCGAGCAGGTCTTGCTGGACGGGTACCAGCGGTCGGCCACCACAAGCCGGCCGCCGTTCCATCCGGTCTTGTACGCCAACTGGCGGCGGATCTCCGCGAATCCGGCGTCGGCGACGTGCCGAGCCAACCGCCGGTTGCGCAGCATGCCGGTGACGTTGAGGTCTTCCACCACAACGGTGCCGTACGTCGTGGCGAGTCGGGTGGTGAGCTTGTGCAGCCCATCACGGCGCAGATGAGCGACCCGGGCGTGAGCACGACCGAGCCGGCTCGCGGCCCGTTCCCACCGCTTCGAGGGACGTCGTCCGGTACGCCGGTCCGGGCCCTGCTTGCGCGACAGCGTCCGGCCGAGCGCATGCATCCGTTGCCGCGCGGCCACGAGGTGGCGCGGGTTGTCGACCAACTCGCCGGTGGACAGCACCGCGAGATGCCGGATACCGACGTCCACACCAACCACCGAGCCGGGTCGGGCCGGGCTGCGTTCGGCGCGTTCGACCTCGACGGTGAACGACACATGCCACCGTCCGCCATCACGACGCACTGTCGCGGACATGATCCGGGCGGTGCCGGCTTCAATACGGCGGGCGAGCTTGCGGGCGGACTCGTACAACTTCAACCGGCCCAGCCGGGGTAGCACCACGTGCATCCGGTCCGGTTCGACCCGGATCGCCCCGGTGGTGAACCGTACGCTGGGCGTGGTACGGCGGCGGGACTTGAACCGGGGGAAACCCGACGGCCGACCGGCGCGTTTCCCGCTGCGGGAGTCAGTCCAGTTCTTCAACCCGCGAGCGAGCGCGTCGAGGCCGGTGTTGAACGCCTCCTTCGACACCTCACCCCACCACGGCGCGACTTCGGGCTTCGCGGCGTTCCATGCCTTCCGAAGACCGGCCAGCGACCAGGACAGTGATGGCGTTAGCAACTCGTCTGGTACGCCGTAGGAGCGTTCGGCGATGCGCTGGTCCATGACCGCCTTGACCTTCGCGAGCGCCCAGTTGTGGGCGAGCCGGGCGGCCCCAGCGTGTGCAAGGACGTCGCGTTCCTGGCGCGAGGTGAGGTCGAGGGCGAACCGGTACGCCTGGATCGTTTTCACGCCGGGCCACTCTCGGTGGCGGCTTCGACCGCCCGGCGGGCACGGTTCGCGCCAGCGCGACGCCCGTACAGGCGGGCGCACAACGACGTCAGGATCTCCGTCACGTCGCGGACCAGATCATCGTCGACCTCAGCCGGGTCGACCACCAGCAGTCGGCGGCCCTGCGCGGCCAGCGCCGCCTCAACGTACTCGGCCCCGAACCGGGCGAACCGGTCCCGATGCTCAACCACGATCGTTGCCACCTTCGGGTCGCGCAGCAGCGCGAGGAACTTCTTGCGGTGCCCGTTCAACGCGGATCCAACCTCGGTCACCACCCGATCGACGCCGAGTTTCTGCCCGGTGGCCCACACGGTGACCCGGGCGACTTGCCGGTCCAGGTCGGGTTTCTGATCGGCTGAGGACACCCGGGCGTACACCACGGTCTGCCCCGTCTCGGCCGACGTGCCGGTGACCGGCTCACCGACCATGATCAGTCGACCGATCCGGTAGGTGGGAACAGGCAGCGTCCCGGCTGCGTACTGTCGCCGAGCGGTGATGTACGCGATGCCGGTCGACGCTGCCCACTCCTTGAGGTTCACGCGAGCATCATAGCAGTTTCAAGAGCGCCATAGATGCCCGGAGCGCCAACAGTCAGCTACCCCCTGAGTGTAGAAGCCGGCCGCACCCGTGCCGGCGGTTCGGATACCGGCCCCGCGGGTAGGGTGGCCGGCATGGCTGTCACCTCAGAGATGGTGCCGCTGGGCACCCCGGCCCCCGATTTCGCTCTCCCGGACACCACCGGCCAGGTGATCCGCCGGGACGATCTCGCGGGTTCGCCGGCGCTGCTTGTCGCCTTTGTTTGCAACCACTGTCCCTACGTGCAACACCTCGAGGCGGCACTCGGCAAGGTACTGGCCGGCTATCCGTCGTTGGCGGTGGTCGGCATCTGCACCAACGACGCGCAGGCGTACCCGGACGACTCGCCCGAGAAGCTGGCCGAGCAGGCGCAGCGGGCCGGGTGGGACTTTCCCTACCTGGTCGACGCAAGCCAGCAGGTCGGGCGGGCCTACCAGGCCGTCTGCACCCCGGACTTCTTCCTGTACGGCGCCGACCGCACCCTGGCCTACCGCGGAGCCTTCGACGACTCGACCCCCGGCAACGGCAAACCGGTCACCGGCGACGCCCTGCGCGGCGCGATCGAGGCGGTGCTCGCCGGCCGGCCGGTCCCCGAGCCGCAGCAGCCCAGCATGGGTTGCTCGATCAAGTGGCGGTCCTGACTCGATCGTCGCCGAGTGGTTGCCCCGAGGCCCTGACGGTGGACCGGTCGCGGTCGGGTGACGCTCGCGGGTAAACCGCCGCCGGCCGCCGCGCGTCAACCCGGCATGACTCGTCTGCGCGTACCGATGCTCGTCTGTCTCGCCGTCGTCCTGGTGGCCGCCGGCTGTGCCCCGTCCGACCGGTCCGACCCGGTGGAGGCCGGGTCGCCACCGGCCGGGCACGCCGGCGGCGCCGGTCCGCCGTCGGCGCCCGGATCGCCGCCGCGACAAGGGAGGACACCGACGGTGGAACTCAGCCGGGACAGCCG
This window harbors:
- a CDS encoding thioredoxin family protein, producing the protein MAVTSEMVPLGTPAPDFALPDTTGQVIRRDDLAGSPALLVAFVCNHCPYVQHLEAALGKVLAGYPSLAVVGICTNDAQAYPDDSPEKLAEQAQRAGWDFPYLVDASQQVGRAYQAVCTPDFFLYGADRTLAYRGAFDDSTPGNGKPVTGDALRGAIEAVLAGRPVPEPQQPSMGCSIKWRS
- a CDS encoding metallophosphoesterase family protein, with translation MNVRRAWTSQSRTAQLVAAGAAAALIGGFAVSPAVGDAPPVRYPAAEIHKPSPVPDRIMLIPTTTPATSQKVTWRAEAPADWAQAEILAAPRALVGGVPAADATVSRVMASRSTPVNTTLGYASTYHEVEFTGLTPNTRYTYRVGDGTNWSEWIDFTTAADGFDPFSFVYYGDAQNNLDSAVPRVFRQAFADRPEAKLVVNAGDLIDNANSEEQWGQWHRADGFINQQVASISIPGNHEYSGGLSTFWRPQFPYPDNGPGNEELKQTAYYLDYQGVRFIGLDTNHQSNATLMAAQTAWLEQVLESNPNKWTVVTFHHPVYSTTGTRNNPNVRSQWGPLLERYGVDLVLQGHDHSYGRGNVATARESAAVHNGVVYVVSVSGGKMYTLNGGVNWTGNGAEVVSSSQNTQLYQMIDVESDSIRFEARYANGEHHDGFLIRKNAAGERTVNEIRTPENTTGEQVTVDRTTVPVEGLVAISAAGYDPDEKVAVYLRNTKAADGRNGVFVMNLVADELGRVDQRFALPSTAKNGSTHHINLVSENQQITSPLITVTK
- a CDS encoding CPBP family intramembrane glutamic endopeptidase → MKPHAVTSVPLLTAAGLATIGGALGWLALTGRTEVSTSADAEATPVPLLSVVVALAVGLLLTRLVPPRLPVLAPAGDEARAALTRQVSALVGIAVGFALLALALGPGSVWYGPLKVAVLLGGAWLVLRVWPAPSPGGREHRRAVPVWWYWLGPLPAIAGWAWLAYYSPLATTTDLSGYREYDPAFLITAMLLTFLTASVLEEIFYRAVLQTRLEALLGRWPAIAATALLFAAMHTHRIGSGPLAETVAVVLVFNGGFGLFLGYLWARYRNIWALILAHGAVNSLTLLPIFFA
- a CDS encoding IS607 family transposase → MNLKEWAASTGIAYITARRQYAAGTLPVPTYRIGRLIMVGEPVTGTSAETGQTVVYARVSSADQKPDLDRQVARVTVWATGQKLGVDRVVTEVGSALNGHRKKFLALLRDPKVATIVVEHRDRFARFGAEYVEAALAAQGRRLLVVDPAEVDDDLVRDVTEILTSLCARLYGRRAGANRARRAVEAATESGPA
- the tnpB gene encoding IS607 family element RNA-guided endonuclease TnpB gives rise to the protein MKTIQAYRFALDLTSRQERDVLAHAGAARLAHNWALAKVKAVMDQRIAERSYGVPDELLTPSLSWSLAGLRKAWNAAKPEVAPWWGEVSKEAFNTGLDALARGLKNWTDSRSGKRAGRPSGFPRFKSRRRTTPSVRFTTGAIRVEPDRMHVVLPRLGRLKLYESARKLARRIEAGTARIMSATVRRDGGRWHVSFTVEVERAERSPARPGSVVGVDVGIRHLAVLSTGELVDNPRHLVAARQRMHALGRTLSRKQGPDRRTGRRPSKRWERAASRLGRAHARVAHLRRDGLHKLTTRLATTYGTVVVEDLNVTGMLRNRRLARHVADAGFAEIRRQLAYKTGWNGGRLVVADRWYPSSKTCSGCGTVKTKLALSEREYRCEACGLVIDRDRNAAVNLAALAAATAGSGPVAARGADQKTRTRGQVAVKREPGTAQADQTGTVLPQGRTTNRALTKAH